A stretch of Lathyrus oleraceus cultivar Zhongwan6 chromosome 6, CAAS_Psat_ZW6_1.0, whole genome shotgun sequence DNA encodes these proteins:
- the LOC127097401 gene encoding uncharacterized protein LOC127097401 — translation MASPQKRLGEFLNEQQEPFMLELYLLEKGYSKSWSSFNEDSLKKRKKKVLLPFSKVLASIVNKLAFHSQGNTLETFRDNGQRKKHASCNVQISSASTNSTMLNSCSNVDEEGASISSHKDQHLLNEDVEKMPKKITEESLLSTAILNILGVSMKKEDCTNQLHEYIPKPHVSQVLKSKRVSHKIKKLLFDCVEDITITVPTKEASIRKQVCRESMGPIEIKKVSCQGTREWRQFSEDGLMALLNVDYLDSIVEWSRFEEQVKDISFEISDAILDIINTEIVLEMIGSLAP, via the exons ATGGCTTCACCCCAAAAAAGACTAGGAGAATTTCTAAATGAGCAACAAGAACCTTTCATGCTAGAGCTATATCTTCTAGAAAAAGGGTACTCAAAAAGTTGGAGCAGCTTTAACGAAGATTCACtcaaaaagagaaagaaaaaagtTTTATTACCATTTTCCAAAGTTCTAGCATCTATAGTTAACAAGCTAGCTTTTCATAGCCAAGGGAATACTCTAGAAACTTTTAGGGACAATGGTCAAAGAAAAAAGCATGCAAGTTGCAATGTTCAAATTTCATCAGCTAGTACCAACTCTACTATGTTGAATTCATGCTCAAATGTTGATGAAGAAGGAGCTTCCATATCATCACATAAAGATCAGCATTTGT TGAATGAGGATGTTGAGAAAATGCCTAAGAAAATCACAGAGGAGTCACTATTATCAACTGCTATATTGAATATACTTGGTGTCTCAATGAAGAAAGAAGATTGCACTAACCAGTTGCATGAGTATATTCCTAAGCCTCATGTTTCCCAAGTATTAAAATCCAAAAGGGTATCACATAAGATAAAGAAGCTTCTATTTGATTGCGTTGAAGATATTACAATAACAGTTCCAACAAAAGAAGCTTCTATAAGAAAGCAAGTTTGCAGAGAATCCATGGGGCCTATAGAGATTAAGAAGGTCAGTTGTCAAGGAACAAGAGAATGGAGACAATTTAGTGAAGATGGTTTAATGGCATTATTGAATGTTGATTACTTGGATTCAATAGTGGAATGGAGCAGGTTTGAAGAACAAGTTAAGGACATTAGCTTTGAGATTAGTGATGCAATTTTGGATATTATCAACACTGAAATTGTATTAGAAATGATTGGAAGTTTAGCACCTTAA